In Candidatus Liberibacter africanus PTSAPSY, the genomic stretch ACGGGAAATTCATAGAAAAACTTGGAACTTGGAGTCCAACCTTACCAAAAGAAGACCCCATGAGATTCACAATGAATTTTGAACGTATTCAACATTGGATCAAAATGGGCGCACAACCAACAGATCGTATTATGTTTTTTATGGATAAAGCAGGGTTAATTAAACGTCCTCCTAAAAATAATCCCATCAAAGCAAAAGCCAAAAAGAAAACACTAGAACGTCTTGCGGCTAAAAAGAATGCAGAGGAACAGGCTATCGCATAAACATGCGAGCGCTGTAATCCTAATAAATGCTTGGTTTCTTAAAATATTTGGACTTCCGGTTTGATCTGATACGGTTCATGAGGTACGTATCGTGACCAAACTTGACAGGATGATTCTTATGGCTACCGTCGGAAAGACTCATGGTTTGAAAGGCGAAGTGTACATCGATTCATACGCAAATGATCCCATGGATTTAGATTGCTATGATTTGTATTCAGATAATAATCGTGAGATTAAAATATTAAAAATGTATCGCAAACAAAAAAGATTCATCGCTACATTGTATGGTATTGATAATGTTCATTCCGCATCTAAACTCCATAATTTGAAACTATACGCTAAACGCCAAGATTTCAAAGACGAAGAGCTAGAAGAAGATGAATTTTTCAATGCCGACCTAGAAGAAATGGAAACTTTTGATTGCAACGGCAAGCACTGGGGTAAAGTTTGTGGAATTTATAACTTTGGCGCAGGGTCTGTAATTGAAATAAAAAGCGATACAAATAAATTATTTATGATACCCTTTACTAAATCCGCAGTGCTAAACATCAATATGAAGGAAAATAAAATATTAATTGATCCCATCTCTGCAGGATTAGATAATATAAATATAAAAGACCACAATGATGTGACCCAACTAGAATCACTCGGGGACATATCATGACTTTTCACGTTAGCATCCTCACACTCTATCCAGAAATGTTCCCAGGACATCTAGGAAAATCCATAGCGGGGAAAGCACTGTCGCGCAACTTATGGTCAATGAACGCAATCCAAATACGTGATTTTGCTACAGATCGACACCATAGCGTGGATGACACCCCTTCCGGCGGCGGAGCGGGGATGATACTTAGAGCAGATATTCTAGGCAAAGCAATCGATTACGCAACATCTCAACACACGCAAAAAGACATCCCTCGAATCCTCCTGAGCCCTCGTGGCAAACCCTTAACACAAGAACGAGCACGACTTCTTGCGAATAACTCTGGTTTTATTGCTTTGTGTGGACATTTTGAAGGCATCGATGAGCGTATTATCCAAGCGCGTAATCTTGAAGAAATTTCCATAGGCGATTATATCCTCTCTGGCGGAGAACCAGCCGCCCTTATCCTACTTGATGTTGTCATACGTCTTCTCCCAGGAGTTTTAGGTAATAAAAAATCAGCGATTCATGAAAGCTTTGCAAATGGATTTTTGGAATTTCCTCAATATACTAGACCACAAATATGGGAAGGATTAACAATACCTTCCGTTCTTAATTCTGGGAATCATGAAAAAATAAGGAAATGGCGCGAAGAACAGTCCTTAGCATTGACAAAAAAATATAGACCTGATCTTCTTTCAAAGAAAGGTATCCCCAATACGCAATAGTTGTTGAAAAAATGAATACGCTCAATTTTATATTAAGAACGTATTTGATGAGTATAATTTATAATTAGTGGAGAAAATCGATGAATATAATTGACGAATTAGACCATAAAGAAATGGCCAGAATAGAGTCACAGAGAGTCCTGCCTGAATTCTCTCCAGGAGACACGATATGTGTCAAAACAGTCATTACAGAAGGAGATAAAAGCAGAGTTCAATCTTACGAAGGGATATGTATAGCACGATCCGGACGAGGCATTAATAAAAATTTTACTGTTCGAAAAATTAGTTACGGAGAAGGCATGAATCGCTTATTCCCTCTATATTCTCCCATGATACAGGAAGTCATAGTACTCCGCCGCGGGAAAGTTCGTCGCGCTAAATTATATTATCTAAAAAATCTTCGCGGAAAAGCTGCGCGCATTCAAGAAAATACTGGAAAACGCGCAAAACGTCTTAATGAAGAAGCACGTTTATCCGCCGCTTCTAAAAAACGCGTATCTGAATAGAGTCTTTAATTATTTTAAGATAAAGAATTTTTATGTAAGTGTAGAGTTTTCTCAATTTTTCTTACGTGCAAAAATGTTTTATCATTTCGCGTTTTAAAACTTTACCTATAATATCGAATTTGAAGACATGCTTCACGGATACTTTTATATAAAAAATTTTGTCCTCTCCATCTGCAAAAAAGAACGAGATTATTGCCTAGATAATCGTTGTGCAAAATAGCAAGGATTGTATATGAAACAGGCAGATATTGGAATAGTTGGACTCGGTGCTATGGGATCAAATCTTGCCCTAAACATGCTAGACAAAGGATTTAAATTAGCGGTATACAACAAAGAATTTGAATTAACAGCTGATTTTATTAAGAAAATATCTGGATTATCTGAAAAAGTTATCATCACCAAAACACTGAAGCAAATGGTAGAAGCAATTCGCCCGCCCCGCAAAATACTTATGATGATAACCGCTGGCGATCCTATCGACCAGTTAATAGAAAAATTAGAACCATTATTATCCCCCGAAGATATATTATTAGATGGAGGAAATTCTCATTTTTACGATACAAAAGAACGCTCTTTACGACTGAATAAAAAGGGAATTTACTTTATTGGAATAGGAATATCAGGTGGCACGAAAGGCGCAAGATCCGGCGCATCACTCATGATAGGAGGAAATGAAAAAGCATACCACAGTGTTAAAAATATTCTATTATCTATATCTGCAAATTATCAAGATACCCCTTGTTGCGCTCGATTAGGACCAGATGGATCAGGACATTTTGTCAAAATGATTCACAATGGAATTGAATATGCAAATATGCAATTAATAGCAGATATTTACGGGATTTTTAGGGACGGATTCAACATCCCTCCCCTGGAAATAAGTCAATATTTCTTAAAATGGAACACTGGAAAAATAAGTTCATATTTAATAAAAATCACTGCAGAGATCCTATCAACCATTGATCCCATAACCGGCACGCCCATGATTGATATGAT encodes the following:
- the rplS gene encoding 50S ribosomal protein L19; its protein translation is MNIIDELDHKEMARIESQRVLPEFSPGDTICVKTVITEGDKSRVQSYEGICIARSGRGINKNFTVRKISYGEGMNRLFPLYSPMIQEVIVLRRGKVRRAKLYYLKNLRGKAARIQENTGKRAKRLNEEARLSAASKKRVSE
- the gndA gene encoding NADP-dependent phosphogluconate dehydrogenase, with protein sequence MKQADIGIVGLGAMGSNLALNMLDKGFKLAVYNKEFELTADFIKKISGLSEKVIITKTLKQMVEAIRPPRKILMMITAGDPIDQLIEKLEPLLSPEDILLDGGNSHFYDTKERSLRLNKKGIYFIGIGISGGTKGARSGASLMIGGNEKAYHSVKNILLSISANYQDTPCCARLGPDGSGHFVKMIHNGIEYANMQLIADIYGIFRDGFNIPPLEISQYFLKWNTGKISSYLIKITAEILSTIDPITGTPMIDMICDTASQKGTGIKSIIEAHKLSSSMTITETAIFARNLSLYRNNNKNMQSAFKPTAHFEVENFDKFVEDFENALYASTVLSFTQGFFVISQASQKYNWKLSIATIARIWRAGCIIRSKLLNEIAEHLTENSPNTTILNIKSVLEKMNKTIPSLRNVVITCTKNGYPIPGLSSALSYFDSCMLNHGTANLIQAQRDFFGSHGFDRKDRISKYNRPWKS
- the trmD gene encoding tRNA (guanosine(37)-N1)-methyltransferase TrmD; translation: MTFHVSILTLYPEMFPGHLGKSIAGKALSRNLWSMNAIQIRDFATDRHHSVDDTPSGGGAGMILRADILGKAIDYATSQHTQKDIPRILLSPRGKPLTQERARLLANNSGFIALCGHFEGIDERIIQARNLEEISIGDYILSGGEPAALILLDVVIRLLPGVLGNKKSAIHESFANGFLEFPQYTRPQIWEGLTIPSVLNSGNHEKIRKWREEQSLALTKKYRPDLLSKKGIPNTQ
- the rpsP gene encoding 30S ribosomal protein S16, giving the protein MTLKIRLACGGSKNRHHYRIVVANSRSPRDGKFIEKLGTWSPTLPKEDPMRFTMNFERIQHWIKMGAQPTDRIMFFMDKAGLIKRPPKNNPIKAKAKKKTLERLAAKKNAEEQAIA
- the rimM gene encoding ribosome maturation factor RimM (Essential for efficient processing of 16S rRNA); translation: MTKLDRMILMATVGKTHGLKGEVYIDSYANDPMDLDCYDLYSDNNREIKILKMYRKQKRFIATLYGIDNVHSASKLHNLKLYAKRQDFKDEELEEDEFFNADLEEMETFDCNGKHWGKVCGIYNFGAGSVIEIKSDTNKLFMIPFTKSAVLNINMKENKILIDPISAGLDNINIKDHNDVTQLESLGDIS